The sequence below is a genomic window from Halosolutus gelatinilyticus.
CGAACCCTACGGCGATCCCGATCTCGTGCCCGCCGATCGCGCCCGGCCGATCGCGGGCGGCGACGCGATCGACCTCGGCGACCGGACGCTGTCGGTCCACGACGCGCCGGGCCACGCGCCGCACCAAGCCGCGTTCTTCGACGAGTCGACTGGCGCGCTGTTCACCGCCGACGCGGCGGGGATGGTACTCGACGGCGATCTCTACCCGACGACGCAGCCGCCGCGGTTCGACCTCGAGGACGCGGTCGAGACCGTCGAACGGCTCCGAGAGCTCGAGCCCGAGGTGAACTGCTACCCCCACTACGGCGTCGAAACGGACGCCGTCGATCGGCTCGAAGCGTACGAACGGATGCTCCCGGAGTGGGTCGTGGCCGTCGAGAACGCCGCGGAACGCGTCGACGGTCCCGGCGATCCGATCGCGATCGCGAACGAACTCCGATCGGAGTGGGGGAGTCTGGGCCTCGAGGGCGACGTCGCGGGCGTACTGACGTATCTCGAGGAATCGTCGCCGT
It includes:
- a CDS encoding MBL fold metallo-hydrolase; this encodes MTGREPDIERVPGTDDVYRVDGRLFRQPGQLAVYIFDTPDPAVLDTGTADTTPAAVLAALDELDIDREAIAHLVPTHVHLDHAGGTGELAAACPNATVRCHERGIDFLTDAELLAKLKRSVEEAVGVPEPYGDPDLVPADRARPIAGGDAIDLGDRTLSVHDAPGHAPHQAAFFDESTGALFTADAAGMVLDGDLYPTTQPPRFDLEDAVETVERLRELEPEVNCYPHYGVETDAVDRLEAYERMLPEWVVAVENAAERVDGPGDPIAIANELRSEWGSLGLEGDVAGVLTYLEESSP